From the Hevea brasiliensis isolate MT/VB/25A 57/8 chromosome 15, ASM3005281v1, whole genome shotgun sequence genome, one window contains:
- the LOC110656608 gene encoding uncharacterized protein LOC110656608 — protein sequence MLAAQRTIRWTHTSVDFPRLTRFTLQAPKSVEVEYANGSKFNLSSEFLRIHSPAVDGKVRSIGGEKVIFGRRHVGVMSAEPVGNYGLRIVFDDLHKTGIYTWDYFYHLGSNKFTLMRNYIKTLRKHGLSRDPPKRK from the exons ATGCTAGCGGCACAGAGAACAATCAGATGGACACATACAAGCGTCGATTTCCCACGCCTCACCAGATTCACTCTGCAGGCACCCAAAAGT GTAGAGGTGGAATATGCCAATGGTAGCAAGTTTAATCTGTCATCTGAATTTTTGAGAATACATAGTCCAGCTGTTGATGGGAAAGTTAGGTCAATTGGAGGCGAGAAG GTGATTTTTGGGCGGCGGCATGTGGGTGTCATGTCTGCAGAACCTGTAGGAAACTATGGGTTAAG GATAGTATTTGATGATTTGCATAAAACTGGGATCTATACATGGGATTATTTTTATCATCTTGGTAGCAATAAGTTTACCCTGATGAGAAATTATATCAAAACACTAAGGAAGCATGGACTCAGCCGGGATCCACCTAAAAGAAAATGA